The following coding sequences are from one Canis lupus baileyi chromosome 19, mCanLup2.hap1, whole genome shotgun sequence window:
- the LOC140611220 gene encoding uncharacterized protein, which yields MRPPYDEHIEGGSAKIRHHGHDLRGLAHAVRLLLEYTDSHYEEKKYTMGDASDYDRSQWLNEKFKLGLDFPNLPYLIDGAHKITQSNAILRYIARKHNLCEEMEEEKIRVDILENEVMDTRIYFARICYSPDFEKLKPEYVKAIPDKMKLYSQSLGKRPWFAGEKLTYVDFLVYDILDPHRIFEPTSLDVFPNLKEFMARFEGLKNISAYMKSSRLVPGPLFLKIAMWGNKWGGGHRRRCQQGAGAVLAPCTRTGTGLDFRPAEPAPELWSTALKPGVTWCAVLLPRGGPCPALLIPRTWPSDKTRGSTCQITSSTYSQDKAEFLHPGTIDRMGSTPCCGLIVLQLPLVSINALDASNIMPTTAPQNVTSEMCPDIASCPQASKITPLVKAGMVAPTCGQHFPFYGAPLRAPVLYFNGECLTILIILVPHLCIYSSLCTTPKNLDHFSPFILIQQISLFITA from the exons ATGAGACCTCCTTATGATGAGCATATAGAAGGAGGAAG CGCAAAAATCCGGCACCATGGTCATGATCTTCGCGGGCTGGCGCACGCCGTCCGCCTGCTCCTGGAGTACACGGACTCGCACTACGAGGAGAAGAAGTACACGATGGGGGACGCTTCCGACTATGACAGAAGCCAGTGGCTGAATGAAAAATTCAAGCTGGGTCTGGACTTCCCCAATCTGCCCTACTTAATTGATGGGGCTCACAAGATCACCCAGAGCAATGCCATCCTTCGCTACATTGCTCGCAAACACAACCTCTGTGAGGAGATGGAAGAGGAGAAGATTCGTGTGGACATTTTGGAGAATGAGGTTATGGACACCCGCATATACTTTGCCAGGATCTGCTACAGCCCTGATTTTGAGAAACTGAAGCCTGAGTACGTGAAGGCAATCCCTGACAAGATGAAGCTCTACTCACAGTCTCTGGGGAAGAGGCCTTGGTTTGCAGGGGAGAAGCTCACCTACGTGGATTTCCTGGTTTACGACATCCTTGACCCGCACCGCATATTTGAGCCCACTTCCCTGGACGTGTTCCCGAACCTGAAGGAGTTCATGGCTCGCTTTGAGGGCTTGAAGAACATATCTGCCTACATGAAGTCTAGCCGCTTAGTCCCAGGCCCTCTGTTTCTAAAGATTGCCATGTGGGGcaacaagtgggggggggggcataggAGGAGATGCCAGCAAGGAGCTGGAGCTGTGCTTGCTCCATGTACCAGAACAG GAACTGGCCTGGACTTCAGGCCTGCAGAGCCTGCCCCTGAGCTCTGGAGCACTGCCCTGAAGCCCGGTGTGACCTGGTGTGCCGTGTTGCTCCCCCGGGGTggtccctgcccagccctgctaATCCCCA GGACTTGGCCTTCAGATAAGACAAGAGGCAGCACTTGCCAAATTACCTCCAGCACTTACAGTCAGGATAAAGCTGAGTTTCTCCACCCTGGCACCATTGACAGGATGGGGTCAACTCCTTGTTGTGGACTTATTGTTTTACAACTTCCCCTGGTCTCTATCAATGCATTAGATGCCAGTAACATTATGCCCACAACTGCCCCTCAAAATGTGACATCCGAGATGTGTCCAGACATTGCCAGCTGTCCCCAGGCCAGCAAAATTACCCCCCTGGTCAAGGCTGGGATGGTGGCCCCTACTTGTGGGCAGCATTTTCCCTTTTATGGTGCTCCTTTAAGGGCTCCTGTATTGTATTTCAATGGAGAATGTCTTACAATCTTGATCATTCTGGTGCCACATTTGTGTATCTACTCGTCACTGTGTACCACTCCGAAGAACTTAGATCATTTTTCACCATTTATACTTATACAGCAGATATCTCTGTTCATCACAGCTTGA